A genome region from Carya illinoinensis cultivar Pawnee chromosome 2, C.illinoinensisPawnee_v1, whole genome shotgun sequence includes the following:
- the LOC122300978 gene encoding eukaryotic peptide chain release factor subunit 1-3, which translates to MADGHETDKNIEIWKIKKLIKALESARGNGTSMISLIMPPRDQISRVTKMLGDEFGTASNIKSRVNRQSVLAAITSAQQRLKLYNKVPPNGLVLYTGTIVTEDGKEKKVTFDFEPFKPINASLYLCDNKFHTEALNELLESDDKFGFIVMDGNGTLFGTLSGNTREVLHKFTVDLPKKHGRGGQSALRFARLRMEKRHNYVRKTAELATQFFINPATSQPNVSGLILAGSADFKTELSQSDMFDPRLQAKILNVVDVSYGGENGFNQAIELSSEILSNVKFIQEKRLIGKYFDEISQDTGKYVFGVEDTLKALEMGAVETLIVWENLDINRYVLKHSTTGEIIIKHLNKEQEADQSNFRDPATSADLEVQEKMSLLEWFANEYKRFGCTLEFVTNKSQEGSQFCRGFGGIGGILRYQLDMRSFDELSDDGEVYEDSD; encoded by the coding sequence ATGGCAGATGGTCATGAAACGGATAAGAATATCGAGATATGGAAAATCAAGAAGTTGATCAAAGCCCTGGAATCTGCAAGAGGAAATGGTACCAGCATGATATCTCTTATAATGCCTCCACGTGATCAAATATCTCGTGTGACTAAGATGTTGGGTGATGAATTTGGAACTGCTTCAAACATCAAAAGCAGAGTCAACCGTCAGTCGGTTTTGGCCGCCATTACTTCTGCTCAACAGAGGCTGAAGCTGTATAATAAGGTTCCTCCCAATGGGCTTGTCCTTTATACTGGAACAATTGTTACTGAGGatgggaaggaaaagaaggtCACGTTTGACTTCGAGCCTTTTAAGCCTATAAATGCATCACTCTACCTCTGTGATAATAAGTTTCACACAGAAGCCCTAAATGAACTCTTAGAGTCTGATGACAAGTTTGGTTTTATTGTCATGGATGGAAATGGCACACTTTTTGGGACATTGAGTGGAAACACACGAGAGGTTCTTCATAAATTCACAGTTGATCTACCAAAGAAGCATGGAAGAGGAGGGCAGTCAGCTCTGCGGTTTGCTCGTCTTCGGATGGAAAAGAGGCACAACTATGTGAGAAAAACTGCAGAACTTGCCACACAATTCTTCATTAATCCTGCAACGAGTCAGCCTAATGTTTCTGGGCTAATACTTGCAGGTTCTGCCGACTTCAAAACTGAGCTGAGTCAGTCAGATATGTTTGATCCTCGATTGCAGGCAAAGATATTGAATGTGGTTGATGTTTCTTATGGAGGCGAAAATGGTTTCAATCAAGCTATTGAGCTGTCATCAGAAATCCTGTCAAATGTGAAGTTTATACAAGAGAAACGCCTTATTGGGAAATATTTTGACGAGATCAGCCAGGATACTGGGAAATATGTCTTTGGCGTAGAGGACACATTGAAAGCTCTAGAAATGGGTGCTGTAGAAACACTTATTGTTTGGGAAAATTTGGACATTAATAGGTATGTCCTGAAACACAGCACCACTGGTGAGATAATAATAAAGCACCTGAACAAGGAACAAGAGGCTGATCAGAGCAACTTTCGGGATCCAGCTACCTCTGCGGATTTGGAAGTTCAGGAGAAGATGTCCTTACTTGAGTGGTTCGCCAATGAGTATAAGCGGTTTGGCTGCACACTTGAATTTGTTACCAACAAATCTCAAGAGGGATCACAATTTTGCAGAGGGTTTGGTGGGATCGGGGGTATACTTCGTTACCAGCTTGATATGAGATCCTTTGATGAGTTATCTGATGATGGAGAAGTATACGAGGATTCGGATTAA